A genomic segment from Paramixta manurensis encodes:
- a CDS encoding ABC transporter substrate-binding protein, which translates to MFTKKKTALLTGIILAGFCSMAQAKEVVLRALMEDVPETKIIEKMLPEFEQQHHIKVEFEKIGYGDMHDKLVPQLISPQSYYNLLEVDFLWAGEFSRANWLTDLTPEVKKSGFDMSAFIPSTVSLLNSDPKKIELIPMYNYSMGMIYRTDMLNDKDLQAKYQAAFNKPLQLPKTLDDYVALTKFIKQQTGKAGAAMQGQRGDPNSMEFSNYLFSAGGSYLDENKKVVLNNAAGKKAMTLYVDAIQHGAQTGALSATLDDTIRLMCSGQAFSMVSYWWMLPQLDNQKACPAVAGKLALTTMPGGHGESGGWGWGIPANSSDEEKAASWTFIQWVQSKQVSIARALEGHAPVRSDVYKDAKVLAKYPYYADAEKIVASGKSFPIFAYSAKYEDVLGSQLSQLAGGSGSVDSALEKSADQLDSLMKK; encoded by the coding sequence ATGTTTACCAAGAAAAAAACAGCTTTGTTAACCGGGATAATATTGGCAGGATTTTGCTCAATGGCACAGGCGAAAGAGGTGGTGCTGCGGGCGCTAATGGAAGACGTACCCGAAACGAAAATCATTGAAAAGATGCTGCCTGAATTTGAACAGCAGCACCATATTAAGGTTGAATTTGAAAAAATAGGCTATGGCGATATGCATGACAAATTGGTGCCGCAGCTTATTTCACCGCAAAGTTATTACAACCTACTGGAGGTGGATTTCCTGTGGGCCGGTGAATTTTCCCGTGCCAATTGGTTAACCGACTTAACGCCGGAAGTGAAAAAATCCGGCTTCGATATGTCTGCCTTTATTCCCTCTACCGTCTCGCTGCTCAATAGCGATCCGAAAAAGATCGAGCTCATCCCAATGTATAACTATTCGATGGGGATGATTTACCGTACCGATATGCTGAACGATAAAGATTTGCAGGCTAAATATCAGGCGGCGTTCAATAAGCCATTACAGTTGCCGAAAACGCTAGATGACTATGTGGCGCTAACCAAGTTTATCAAACAGCAAACCGGTAAAGCCGGTGCCGCCATGCAGGGCCAGCGCGGCGATCCGAACAGCATGGAGTTTTCCAACTATCTGTTTAGCGCCGGCGGCAGCTACCTTGATGAAAATAAAAAGGTGGTGCTGAATAACGCGGCAGGTAAAAAAGCCATGACGTTGTATGTTGACGCCATTCAGCATGGCGCACAGACCGGCGCATTATCAGCGACTCTGGACGATACCATCCGCTTGATGTGTAGCGGGCAGGCGTTCAGCATGGTTTCTTACTGGTGGATGTTGCCACAGCTCGACAACCAAAAAGCCTGTCCGGCGGTGGCGGGCAAGCTCGCGTTGACAACTATGCCTGGCGGTCACGGTGAGAGCGGCGGTTGGGGCTGGGGGATTCCGGCCAATAGTAGCGATGAGGAGAAAGCCGCTTCCTGGACCTTTATTCAATGGGTGCAGAGTAAACAAGTCAGCATTGCCCGTGCGCTGGAGGGCCATGCGCCAGTACGTAGCGATGTGTATAAGGACGCTAAAGTATTGGCGAAGTATCCCTACTATGCCGACGCGGAAAAGATCGTCGCGTCTGGAAAATCCTTCCCGATTTTTGCTTACTCCGCCAAGTATGAAGATGTGCTGGGTTCGCAATTATCGCAGTTGGCGGGCGGTTCCGGTTCGGTCGATAGCGCATTAGAGAAGTCTGCCGATCAACTTGATTCGCTAATGAAGAAATAA
- a CDS encoding carbohydrate ABC transporter permease, which translates to MLMSKSLRSTDTTGRAGRFSGVDRFRVTGWAFAAPGLTALAIVLGFPIVYAVVLAFSSYTLLMPALAPFTGLDNFISVLSDDAFWSAAWLTIRYSVLTVAGEFIIGLGIALMLNRVVKMRPIYFALLTIPMAMSPVSVALIWRMLLQPNLGIVNHLLQSVGIPGIDWLGSPEMAFWSMACIDVWQQVSFVVLILAAGLAALPKEPYEAAEIDGARGWQQFWYITLPMLRPVAAIAVVIQLINELRTYDLPYILTRGGPGSATEVLSFFAYRRAFLGLSLNEGAAAALMLLLIVLAMTVVFFTLLERRR; encoded by the coding sequence ATGCTGATGAGCAAATCATTACGTTCTACTGACACCACAGGCCGCGCCGGACGTTTCTCCGGCGTTGACCGCTTTCGCGTGACCGGCTGGGCATTTGCCGCGCCGGGTCTGACGGCGCTGGCGATTGTGCTGGGGTTCCCGATTGTGTATGCCGTGGTACTGGCATTTTCATCCTACACGCTGCTGATGCCAGCGCTGGCGCCGTTTACCGGGCTGGACAATTTTATCTCGGTGCTCAGCGACGATGCATTCTGGTCTGCGGCCTGGTTGACCATCCGCTATTCGGTGCTGACAGTGGCGGGCGAATTTATTATTGGGCTCGGCATTGCGTTAATGCTTAACCGGGTGGTGAAGATGCGGCCGATCTATTTTGCGCTGCTCACTATTCCAATGGCGATGTCGCCGGTTAGCGTGGCCTTGATTTGGCGGATGTTACTGCAACCTAACTTAGGCATCGTGAATCATCTGTTGCAAAGCGTCGGTATTCCGGGCATCGATTGGTTAGGTAGCCCGGAGATGGCGTTTTGGAGTATGGCCTGTATTGATGTTTGGCAGCAGGTTTCCTTCGTGGTGCTCATTTTGGCGGCGGGTTTGGCGGCGTTGCCGAAAGAGCCTTATGAAGCGGCGGAGATCGATGGTGCGCGTGGTTGGCAGCAATTCTGGTATATCACGTTGCCGATGTTGCGCCCGGTGGCGGCGATTGCAGTAGTGATTCAGCTGATTAACGAACTGAGAACCTACGATTTGCCCTACATTCTCACGCGTGGCGGGCCGGGGTCGGCAACCGAAGTGTTGAGTTTCTTCGCTTATCGGCGCGCTTTTCTTGGCTTGTCGCTCAATGAAGGCGCCGCCGCCGCGTTAATGCTGCTGTTGATCGTACTGGCGATGACGGTGGTATTTTTTACCCTGCTGGAAAGACGCCGTTAG
- a CDS encoding GntR family transcriptional regulator has protein sequence MQSASSASSRRLAQQILDLIYEARFDPGHHLREQQLANALGVSRTPVRAGLKELTRLGAVEARPNQGFFLLKSAEELQSLAIEQPKSNDQALYESLVRDRLAGALPESFTQTEIAQRYEADRGVLSRTLLKLAEDGLIARNAGHGWRFLQTLDTNIALRNGYGFRLMIEPAALLSLHFRPDRQALKRMRAQHLWLITHPDITQVPPRQIFETDAAFHEMLAEASGNPFVLQAIQQQNRLRRLLEFGSYQNKRRVKEWCEEHVAIIDAVREQQPEKAAQLMRQHLQSAWEQVSAQVDKT, from the coding sequence ATGCAGTCTGCTTCTTCCGCCAGTAGTCGCCGATTAGCCCAGCAAATACTTGACCTGATATATGAAGCAAGATTCGATCCAGGTCATCATTTACGCGAGCAACAACTGGCCAATGCCCTCGGCGTTTCCCGTACGCCTGTGCGGGCCGGGCTAAAGGAATTGACGCGTCTCGGCGCGGTTGAAGCACGCCCGAACCAAGGCTTTTTCTTGCTGAAAAGCGCCGAAGAACTCCAGTCGCTGGCGATTGAACAGCCGAAAAGTAATGACCAGGCGCTGTATGAATCTCTGGTACGTGACCGGCTGGCTGGCGCGCTGCCAGAGTCCTTTACCCAAACCGAGATAGCCCAGCGCTATGAGGCGGATCGCGGCGTGCTTTCGCGCACGCTGTTAAAACTGGCGGAAGATGGGCTGATAGCCCGCAATGCCGGGCATGGTTGGCGTTTTTTACAAACGTTGGATACCAACATCGCGTTACGCAACGGCTATGGTTTCCGTTTGATGATCGAACCGGCGGCCCTCCTTTCCCTCCACTTCCGCCCCGACCGTCAGGCGCTCAAACGGATGCGAGCGCAGCATTTGTGGTTAATCACCCACCCGGATATTACCCAAGTGCCGCCACGGCAGATTTTTGAAACCGATGCCGCGTTTCACGAAATGCTGGCGGAAGCCAGCGGCAACCCCTTTGTCTTGCAAGCCATCCAGCAGCAAAACCGCCTGCGTCGGCTGCTCGAATTCGGCAGCTACCAAAATAAGCGGCGGGTAAAGGAGTGGTGTGAAGAACATGTCGCGATTATTGATGCAGTGCGGGAACAACAGCCTGAAAAGGCGGCGCAATTAATGCGCCAGCATCTACAGTCCGCCTGGGAGCAGGTTTCCGCACAGGTCGATAAGACGTAA
- a CDS encoding ABC transporter substrate-binding protein: MSRHHQMFCRAIGLMLTLGAGLPFTSLAAMDSVTPGKLTYGTAATFMPFEFVKNGQLTGFDIDLIGALTKHLNLTPAPMQMEFKGLIPALQGKRLDMINSAMYVNPTRAEQVDFVPYLKIGSRVVVRKGNQAGLTGRDLSLCGKNIAVTLGGIEESQARADNKKCLAASKPAINVMTFPAATDSAVAVAQGRADAEYLSTPGTVALFSEKPGLFEAVGPEFEADTHIAFAIRKGDSETRAQLEKGLQALVKDGTYKQLIKKWNFPDSVAIF, from the coding sequence ATGTCCAGACACCACCAGATGTTTTGCCGCGCCATCGGGCTGATGCTGACCCTCGGCGCTGGCCTGCCGTTCACCAGTCTGGCCGCGATGGACAGCGTCACGCCGGGCAAACTGACCTATGGCACCGCCGCCACTTTTATGCCGTTTGAATTCGTCAAAAACGGGCAACTGACCGGTTTTGATATCGATCTGATCGGCGCGTTGACTAAACACCTCAACCTGACGCCAGCGCCGATGCAGATGGAATTTAAAGGGCTAATCCCCGCCCTACAGGGCAAGCGTCTCGACATGATTAACTCGGCGATGTACGTCAATCCCACGCGTGCGGAGCAGGTTGATTTTGTGCCGTATCTGAAAATAGGTAGCCGCGTGGTGGTGCGTAAAGGCAATCAGGCCGGGCTAACCGGGCGCGACCTCTCCCTGTGCGGCAAAAATATCGCCGTCACCCTCGGCGGGATCGAAGAGAGCCAGGCGCGTGCGGATAACAAGAAGTGTCTGGCTGCCAGTAAACCGGCAATTAATGTCATGACTTTCCCGGCGGCGACCGATTCCGCCGTAGCGGTAGCGCAAGGGCGTGCCGATGCTGAGTATCTTTCCACGCCGGGTACCGTGGCGCTGTTCAGTGAAAAACCGGGGCTCTTTGAAGCGGTAGGGCCTGAATTTGAAGCCGATACCCATATTGCTTTCGCTATCCGTAAAGGCGATAGCGAAACGCGGGCGCAATTAGAGAAAGGGTTACAGGCGTTAGTGAAGGATGGAACCTATAAACAACTGATTAAAAAATGGAATTTCCCGGACTCCGTCGCCATTTTCTAA
- a CDS encoding amino acid ABC transporter permease — protein sequence MSIELMWQYVLSPEFMQGAWMTLLITLCSLLCGVVLGLLLALLQEAPLRVGKGIAWFYLWLFRGTPVLFQIIFVYNVLPGFGIRFSAFTCAVLALSLNEGAYMAEILRSGLQAVKSGQRTAGMALGMTQSQIMRKIVLPQAARIVLPPMGNQMISMLKSSALVSVIAVQELLLIANQTASASFRYFEALCAAGIYYLLLTSLFMVFQSWLERSLDPKQRRRKGQKSRSRQLKLSGEAREVS from the coding sequence ATGTCGATAGAACTCATGTGGCAGTACGTCCTCTCGCCCGAGTTTATGCAGGGCGCGTGGATGACACTGCTCATTACTCTCTGCTCGCTGCTATGCGGGGTGGTGCTGGGATTGCTACTGGCGTTGCTACAAGAGGCGCCATTGCGTGTCGGAAAGGGCATCGCCTGGTTCTACCTGTGGCTGTTCCGTGGTACGCCGGTCCTGTTTCAAATCATCTTTGTCTACAACGTATTGCCGGGATTCGGCATCCGTTTCTCGGCATTTACTTGCGCGGTATTGGCGCTCTCGCTGAATGAAGGCGCTTATATGGCGGAGATTTTGCGCTCCGGCCTACAGGCGGTGAAAAGCGGGCAACGTACCGCAGGTATGGCGCTGGGGATGACCCAATCGCAGATCATGCGCAAGATTGTGTTGCCGCAAGCCGCGCGTATTGTGCTACCGCCGATGGGTAACCAAATGATCAGCATGCTGAAATCAAGCGCATTGGTCTCAGTGATTGCGGTACAGGAACTGTTGTTGATCGCCAACCAAACCGCCAGCGCCAGCTTCCGTTACTTCGAAGCGCTGTGTGCCGCCGGTATCTACTATCTGTTGCTCACCAGCCTCTTTATGGTCTTTCAGTCATGGCTAGAGCGTTCGCTTGATCCTAAACAACGACGACGTAAAGGGCAAAAAAGCCGCTCGCGCCAGCTCAAATTGTCGGGTGAGGCGAGGGAGGTGTCATGA
- a CDS encoding amino acid ABC transporter ATP-binding protein, whose protein sequence is MNQNVKPLLELVGIDKAFGRQKVLKNCSLSVRRGETVVLIGPSGSGKSTLLRCVNMLSPADSGDVFFARQNLSRGEIAPHQLRQRIGMVFQNYELFSHLTAAENIMLAPMTVLGVNRIDARKQAEALLAKVRIHERADHFPDELSGGQQQRVAIARALAMKPELMLYDEPTSALDPEMIREVLDVMAELSAEGMTSMVVTHEMGFARRAANEILFMEEGEILERANASAFFSGQVSERAKRFLDQILH, encoded by the coding sequence ATGAATCAGAACGTGAAACCGCTACTGGAGTTGGTGGGAATTGATAAGGCCTTTGGTCGTCAGAAGGTGCTGAAAAACTGTTCGCTGAGTGTGCGTCGCGGTGAAACAGTGGTGCTGATTGGGCCGTCCGGTTCCGGTAAATCCACGCTGTTACGCTGCGTCAATATGCTCTCACCGGCCGACAGCGGTGACGTGTTCTTTGCCCGTCAGAATCTGAGCCGGGGAGAAATCGCACCGCATCAACTGCGCCAGCGCATCGGCATGGTGTTCCAAAATTACGAACTCTTTTCCCATCTGACCGCCGCCGAAAACATCATGTTAGCGCCAATGACTGTACTGGGCGTGAACCGGATTGATGCGCGTAAACAGGCGGAAGCGTTATTGGCGAAAGTGCGAATACATGAACGCGCCGACCACTTTCCCGATGAGCTTTCCGGCGGGCAGCAGCAACGCGTCGCCATCGCCCGCGCATTGGCGATGAAGCCGGAACTGATGCTGTATGACGAGCCAACTTCTGCGCTCGATCCGGAAATGATCCGTGAGGTGCTGGATGTGATGGCAGAACTGAGCGCCGAAGGAATGACCAGCATGGTCGTGACCCATGAAATGGGGTTCGCCCGCCGTGCCGCCAACGAAATCCTGTTTATGGAAGAGGGGGAAATTCTGGAGCGCGCCAACGCCAGCGCTTTCTTTTCCGGGCAGGTCAGTGAGCGCGCGAAACGTTTCCTCGATCAAATTTTACATTAA
- a CDS encoding M20 family metallopeptidase has protein sequence MTTYQVDSVRMKQQLAELVAINTENPPGQEREAAQCVARWLTEAGFDLAFSEYAAGRTNVIAVLRNGAGPCFAFNTHLDTVPAGTGWRTDPFILTESEGRLYGRGACDAKGPLVAMVEALRLLAQHPQHWSGTLMGVFTADEEVASEGAKFYVRDAPPTIDFAVIGEPTSNATFSAHKGSLRPRVRVKGVTAHSGTPELGINAIYQAARLLGLVEQAHHQQVRCRCHPLVGNASLTVTRIQGGHADNVVPDNCELLLDRRLVPGEQEATVKAELEQLLAQAQAQSGVEAEIIAWQPTTGGATETEGAEAIVQAGLAACRRHGQPEAGPFGFQGGCDLVHFRALGAKGVVIGPGSLAVAHKPDEFVPLAEFIAAASIYLEIAQAMLPPKERP, from the coding sequence ATGACCACTTATCAGGTTGACAGCGTGCGCATGAAACAACAACTGGCCGAGCTGGTGGCGATTAATACCGAAAACCCGCCGGGACAGGAGCGGGAAGCCGCGCAGTGCGTGGCGCGCTGGCTGACGGAGGCGGGGTTTGATCTCGCTTTCAGCGAATATGCCGCCGGACGCACCAATGTGATTGCGGTACTCCGCAATGGTGCCGGTCCCTGCTTTGCGTTTAATACCCATTTGGATACCGTGCCTGCCGGTACGGGTTGGCGTACCGATCCGTTTATTCTGACCGAAAGCGAAGGGCGTCTTTATGGGCGTGGCGCCTGTGATGCGAAAGGTCCGCTGGTGGCGATGGTCGAGGCGTTGCGTCTACTGGCGCAACATCCACAGCATTGGTCCGGCACGTTGATGGGCGTGTTTACCGCCGATGAAGAGGTGGCCAGCGAAGGCGCTAAGTTTTATGTGCGCGATGCACCGCCGACGATTGATTTCGCCGTCATCGGCGAACCGACTTCGAATGCGACTTTCTCGGCGCATAAAGGCAGCCTGCGTCCCCGCGTGCGGGTTAAAGGCGTGACCGCCCATTCAGGTACGCCTGAACTGGGAATTAATGCCATCTATCAGGCGGCGCGGCTACTTGGGTTGGTGGAGCAGGCTCATCACCAACAGGTGCGCTGTCGCTGTCATCCGTTGGTGGGAAACGCCAGCTTAACCGTGACGCGCATTCAGGGCGGTCATGCCGACAATGTGGTGCCGGATAATTGTGAGTTACTGCTCGATCGCCGTCTGGTACCGGGCGAGCAAGAAGCGACGGTCAAAGCAGAACTGGAACAGTTACTGGCACAGGCACAGGCGCAATCCGGCGTTGAGGCGGAAATTATTGCCTGGCAGCCAACCACCGGCGGCGCCACCGAAACCGAGGGGGCCGAAGCGATTGTCCAGGCGGGGCTGGCGGCCTGCCGACGCCACGGTCAGCCGGAAGCGGGGCCGTTTGGTTTCCAGGGCGGTTGCGATTTAGTGCATTTCCGCGCGTTGGGCGCCAAAGGGGTGGTGATTGGTCCTGGATCGCTGGCGGTGGCGCATAAACCAGACGAGTTTGTGCCGCTGGCGGAGTTTATTGCCGCTGCATCTATCTATCTTGAGATTGCGCAGGCGATGTTACCGCCGAAGGAGAGACCGTGA